The sequence ACGGTGATCCCGGCGTCGGCGAACCGTTCGGCGGCCAGCTCGCGCAGCCGGCTGTTCGCGGAGAACCCGCCGCCGATCACCACCGTGTCCACTCCGCGGCTGGTGGCCGCGGTCAGCGTCTTGGTCACCAGCACGTCGGCCACGGCTTCGGAGAACGAGGCGGCGATATCGGCTGCCGGCACGTCCTGGCCGGCGTCCTCGAACCCCTCCACCACCCGGGCCACGGCGGTCTTCAGTCCGGAGAAGGAGAAGTCGTAGGCGTGCCGGGCCAGGTCCCGGCTACGGCTGAGGCCGCGGGGGAAGGCGAAGGCTGCCGGGTCTCCGGTCTGCGCGAGCCGGTCCACGTGCGGTCCGCCCGGATAGGGCAGGTCGAGCAGGCGTCCGACCTTGTCAAAGGCCTCGCCAGCGGCGTCGTCAAGAGTCTGGCCGAGCTCGGTGACGTCGGTGGCGATGTCCCGCACGTGCAGCAGGCTGGAGTGGCCACCAGAGACCACCAGCGCGAGGAACTCCTCCGGGAACGCACCGTCCACCAACGCATCCACCGCCACATGCCCGAGGATGTGGTTCACCCCGTACAGCGGCACCCCGAGGGCGAGGGCGAGCGCCTTGGCGGCCCCTACCCCCACCGTCAGCGATCCGACCAGCCCGGGACCGGAAGTCACTGCGACGGCGTCGACGTCCGCCAGGGTGATCCCGGCTCGCGCAGTGGCAGCCGACAACGTGGGCCCGAACGCCTCCAGATGGGCTCGGCTGGCCACCTCGGGGACGATGCCACCGAACCGGGAGTGCTCATCCATCGACGAGGCGGTGACGTCCACCAGCAGCTCGTTCCCGCGCACCAGCGCGATCCCGGTCTCGTCACACGAGGTCTCGATGCCCAGCACCAACGGAGAAGGGTCGGACTCGAGCGCCATAGGCACCAGCCTACGCCGGTTCGCTGGGGCCCGAGCCTGGCGTCTCCAGGCCGGTCGCCACCGGGCGAGCAGCATCGGCGGCCCACTGGGAGAAGGAGCCGGCGTAGAGCCGAGCATGCACCCCGATGCTCTCCAGCGCGGCCACCTCGTGTGCCGCAGTGACCCCGGACCCGCAGTAGACCACGACGTCTGAGTCGGCGGCCACACCCATCTGCGCATACTGCTGACGCAGTTCGTCAGTGGACCGGAACCGGGCCGCCTCGTCCAGGTTCTCGCTGGTCGGGGCGCTGCGGGCACCGGGGATGTGCCCGGCGCGCACGTCCACCGGTTCGTTGTCACCGGTGTACCGCTCCGGGGCGCGGGCATCCAGCAGTACCCCGGCCTGCCCCACCCGAGCGGCCTCGTCCGCATCGGCCACCGGCATCTGACCATCGACCAGAGTCACATTCCCGGGTGCGACCGCGACGTCACCGTCCTCGAGGATGCCGCCCAGTTCGCTCCAGCCGGCCAGACCGCCGTCGAGGATACGGACATCGGCCACACCGCCCCAGCGCAGCAGCCACCACGCGCG is a genomic window of Ruania zhangjianzhongii containing:
- a CDS encoding sulfurtransferase, whose product is MDTEDSRAAVLISPAQLQDLMARGDRVVLLDVRWSLAEPNGHKYYVAGHIPGAQFVDLDADLASPATPEAGRHPLPDLPRLQQAARGWGVDDGDTVVVYDDAGGTSAARAWWLLRWGGVADVRILDGGLAGWSELGGILEDGDVAVAPGNVTLVDGQMPVADADEAARVGQAGVLLDARAPERYTGDNEPVDVRAGHIPGARSAPTSENLDEAARFRSTDELRQQYAQMGVAADSDVVVYCGSGVTAAHEVAALESIGVHARLYAGSFSQWAADAARPVATGLETPGSGPSEPA
- the tsaD gene encoding tRNA (adenosine(37)-N6)-threonylcarbamoyltransferase complex transferase subunit TsaD, whose amino-acid sequence is MALESDPSPLVLGIETSCDETGIALVRGNELLVDVTASSMDEHSRFGGIVPEVASRAHLEAFGPTLSAATARAGITLADVDAVAVTSGPGLVGSLTVGVGAAKALALALGVPLYGVNHILGHVAVDALVDGAFPEEFLALVVSGGHSSLLHVRDIATDVTELGQTLDDAAGEAFDKVGRLLDLPYPGGPHVDRLAQTGDPAAFAFPRGLSRSRDLARHAYDFSFSGLKTAVARVVEGFEDAGQDVPAADIAASFSEAVADVLVTKTLTAATSRGVDTVVIGGGFSANSRLRELAAERFADAGITVRIPPIRYCTDNGAMIAALGSAVVAAGLPPSDLDITIDSGMPLTQVLAAS